TGAAAAAAGGAATACTGCGGGACGTCTCCCCTGCGTCGGGGAAGAAGGGGCTTTCCCGTCAGGGGAAGACGTGGGGACCTCCCGCAGTATTGATTGTCCAAACGACGCCGGACTCATGGGAGTTCCAGACTCAATTGTGGAGTTTTTGTGGCGCGGTATGCCGGACGGCGTCATGCAGTGCAGCGCAATATCGGCGCATGGGTGCGGCGCAGCATCGTGTTTGCCCCGTCAAATCCGGTGGTTGTTCCGCCGCTGGCCGATCTGGCTATTCGTAAGCGCCCGGTTGGATCGCGCTTTGCCTGGCGGCGAGGGCCGGCGTCCGGTGAATCGTTTCCGTCAGCTTTTCGCCGGGCAGCCAGAGCGCGACCGGCGGTTCGACGTTTCGACGTTTCAATCCGCGACGACGGTCTACGGGAAACAGCGATTCCGGGGCGGGTCAGGCCGCCTTGAAGGGCGCGTCGTCGAAGCCGCCGTTGCAGGCGGTGACGATGTGCGACATCGCCACCTCGCGCCAGTCCTCGGCGATGGAGGTGAGCGGCTCCGACAGCACCATCAGCGCGCTGTCCGGCACGCCTTTATCCTGCTGCACGCCGACGAACAGCGACGGCGCGCGGTTGTCGCTGGCGTAGCGGATGGCGTGGATGACCTCGCCATCGGTCGCGGTGGCGGTGAGGCGCAGGGGCGCGTCGATGGCATTGTCCCGCATGATCGATTCGACCTGCGCGACGGTGCGGGCGAAGGCGGTCTGCGGGTCGTCCTCCAGCCCGTTGGTCAGCAGGATGTAGAAGAAGGTCTCGCTGTCGGTGCCGCCCTGGCGGAAGCGGTAATATTGCGGCGCGATCAGCCGGTCCAGCAGGTGGCGGATTTCGGCGTAGCCGCCGATCTGCCCGTTATGCATGAACAGCCACTTGCCGTAGCGGAACGGGTGACAGTTGCTGCGCGCGATCCCGGCGCCAATGGTGGCGGCCCGGATATGGGCGAAGAACAGCCGGCTCTCGACCTGCTCGGCGACGCATTTCAGGTTCTCGTCGTTCCAGGCGGGCAGGACATCGCGAAACAGCCCCGGCTCGGCGCGGCTGCCATACCAGCCCAGCCCGAACCCGTCGCCATTGGTCGGCGTCACCGACATGCGGGCGGTCAGGCTCTGCTGAATAAGCGAATTTTCCGCCTTGAACAGAAAGGCCTCGGGACGGACCGGCGGTCCGGAATAGGCAAGCCAGCGACACATGACGGGATTCTATAGCGGCGGTGAAAATTCGGCAATCGGCTGCGTGGGGCAAGTCCAGCGCATCCGATATTCACGGCGAAGGTTTACATTGCTTCTGCTGGCATAACACCCTGAGCATTTCGAAATTCTGCGGAAATGCCTCGCGGTAGGCTTCTTTCCTCTGCCGGATATCGCTCAGTACGGTATCGATGTTTGAGGATGTCAGCAGGGCGCCAAAGCCATCCGGGCCATTGCCGTACATGCGCTGTAGCATGAGATCGCCCAGGGCAGCCTTGAAATGGCCGGACTCCCAATACCATTGCATCTGTGCGGTCCGGTCATCGCGCAACGGGAACGGTTCCGCCGCATACTCGGAATAATCGGCAAAGTCCCATACGGCGGCGCGCCACGCCGGATTTTTAGCCTGCTGTTCGGAAACGATTTCAACGACGATTCGCTTTAGTTCCTCCAGCGCTGTCCACCGCCCCGTCACATCGTAGACATCCAGCAGATTAGCATGAACAGGATAGAATAAAATCGTGATACCGAAATTCTGTTCGCGGGCATCGTCCAGCAGTATCCGCAACCATTGAAGCGGCTCCGCCTCGGTACCGTCCGTTCGCAGCAAGTCGGGGGCGAGGCGTAAAAAATTGTCAAAATTAGCGTAAAGTTTCTGGGTTTCGACGGTGTGATGCCCCTCCAACCGGATAACCGGTATGAAATCCTTTGCCGGATTGAATCCAAGTGGTGTCACGTCAACTGCAAACGGGTCTCGCTGCCTCAGAATTGTCAGGATACTGTCAAGAAGTGCGGCCTTTGATAACAGTGTTTCCATAAGGCTCTGGAAAGAAAAAAGTCCGGGCTGGTTTGGCAGCGGGAAACCGGTAGCGGGATCAGCGGCCTTCTTGATCAGGAAATCCATCAGGTCAAGCGGCAGGATGAATTGGCGCACAGGAACATGGTGCCTGGCAAAATCGTAGCGGCGAACGGTGCCATACATTGCCTCGCCGGGAATAGCGAAATTAAAAACCGTGCCGAAATCCTTGGGC
Above is a genomic segment from Alphaproteobacteria bacterium containing:
- a CDS encoding class II glutamine amidotransferase; translation: MCRWLAYSGPPVRPEAFLFKAENSLIQQSLTARMSVTPTNGDGFGLGWYGSRAEPGLFRDVLPAWNDENLKCVAEQVESRLFFAHIRAATIGAGIARSNCHPFRYGKWLFMHNGQIGGYAEIRHLLDRLIAPQYYRFRQGGTDSETFFYILLTNGLEDDPQTAFARTVAQVESIMRDNAIDAPLRLTATATDGEVIHAIRYASDNRAPSLFVGVQQDKGVPDSALMVLSEPLTSIAEDWREVAMSHIVTACNGGFDDAPFKAA